The Terriglobus tenax genome contains a region encoding:
- a CDS encoding thymidine phosphorylase — protein sequence MADHLHPIDIIIAKRDGKELSGEQIEGFIADVVAGNVTDARLAAFLMAVFQRGLTSTELAYLTSAMRFSGEVFDAALAPGAVNVDKHSTGGIGDKTSLLLAPMAAAAGLNVPMISGRALGHSGGTLDKLETIPGYNTQLSMLQFAEVIRKAGCSMIGQTERLVPADRILYAMRDHTGTVESPNLICASIMSKKLAAGLNALVLDVKTGSGAFMKTEQASEHLARLMVSTGELAGTRTAALITTVDQPLGRFSGNWVEVWECVDIMKGIRHPFSADLIELTIALAAQMILLGGKAATLAEAETIAHEVLNNGKAYEHWLKMVEAHGGDVRVFDDPAAFHKPAVTRTLTAKRSGYLSSMDCTQVGWAIQRLGAGREKPGDPVSAHAGLTMHARLGDYLEEGAPLVTIFAESTAKADEPARMLLATMEIGDTKPHVRPLVLKHITAADVA from the coding sequence ATGGCTGATCACCTCCATCCCATCGACATCATCATCGCCAAGCGCGATGGCAAGGAACTAAGCGGCGAGCAGATTGAAGGCTTCATCGCCGATGTGGTCGCAGGCAACGTGACCGACGCCCGCTTGGCCGCGTTCCTGATGGCCGTCTTCCAGCGCGGCCTTACCAGCACGGAGCTGGCGTACCTCACCTCCGCCATGCGCTTCTCGGGCGAAGTCTTCGACGCCGCGCTGGCTCCCGGCGCGGTCAACGTCGACAAGCACTCCACTGGCGGCATCGGCGACAAGACATCGCTTCTGCTGGCTCCCATGGCTGCGGCTGCAGGGCTGAACGTCCCTATGATCTCCGGCCGCGCCCTGGGCCACTCCGGCGGGACCCTCGATAAGCTGGAAACCATTCCCGGCTACAACACGCAGCTTTCCATGCTGCAGTTTGCAGAGGTCATCCGCAAGGCTGGATGCAGCATGATCGGTCAGACCGAGCGCCTGGTGCCCGCCGACCGCATCCTCTACGCCATGCGCGACCACACCGGCACGGTCGAGTCGCCCAACCTGATCTGCGCCTCCATCATGAGCAAGAAACTCGCCGCCGGCCTGAATGCGCTGGTGCTGGACGTCAAGACCGGTTCGGGCGCCTTCATGAAGACCGAGCAGGCATCCGAGCATCTGGCGCGGCTGATGGTCTCAACAGGAGAACTTGCCGGAACCCGCACCGCCGCTCTCATCACCACCGTCGACCAGCCGCTGGGCCGGTTCAGCGGTAACTGGGTGGAGGTGTGGGAGTGCGTCGACATCATGAAGGGCATCCGCCATCCGTTCAGCGCGGACCTGATCGAGCTGACCATCGCCCTTGCGGCACAGATGATCCTCCTCGGAGGCAAAGCTGCCACATTGGCCGAGGCCGAGACCATTGCCCATGAAGTCCTCAACAACGGCAAGGCTTACGAGCACTGGCTGAAGATGGTGGAAGCTCACGGAGGCGATGTCCGCGTCTTCGACGATCCCGCCGCTTTTCACAAACCCGCCGTCACACGTACGCTGACGGCAAAACGCAGCGGCTATCTCTCCAGCATGGATTGCACGCAGGTTGGCTGGGCCATCCAGCGCCTTGGCGCAGGCCGCGAGAAGCCCGGTGACCCTGTCAGCGCCCATGCCGGACTGACCATGCACGCCAGGCTGGGCGACTATTTGGAAGAAGGCGCTCCGCTGGTGACCATCTTTGCCGAAAGTACAGCCAAGGCCGACGAACCGGCCCGGATGCTGCTTGCGACCATGGAGATCGGCGATACCAAGCCGCATGTTCGCCCGCTGGTCCTGAAGCACATCACCGCCGCCGACGTTGCCTAG
- the cdd gene encoding cytidine deaminase has product MSTPAKPHASGLSHELIEQLHTLAGRVALNSYSPYSKFRVGAAVLLTDGSIHVGCNVENASYRLTCCAEQSAISAAVSHKGPEIKIRAVSVTNLNGAASMPCGACRQTLLEFGDTETWIFFPGLDGVAASAPLSALIPFGFKLAHD; this is encoded by the coding sequence ATGTCGACGCCTGCCAAACCGCACGCCTCCGGCCTGAGCCACGAACTGATTGAGCAGTTGCACACGCTTGCCGGACGCGTCGCTCTCAACTCCTACTCGCCCTACTCTAAGTTCCGCGTGGGTGCGGCAGTGCTGCTGACCGATGGCTCTATCCATGTTGGCTGCAATGTGGAGAACGCCTCCTATCGCCTGACTTGCTGCGCCGAACAGTCGGCCATCTCCGCCGCCGTCTCGCACAAGGGGCCGGAGATCAAGATTCGCGCCGTCTCCGTCACCAACCTGAACGGTGCCGCCAGCATGCCCTGCGGCGCCTGCCGGCAGACTCTGCTGGAGTTTGGCGACACCGAGACATGGATCTTCTTCCCCGGCCTGGATGGCGTCGCGGCCTCCGCTCCGTTATCTGCGCTGATTCCCTTCGGCTTCAAACTCGCCCACGACTAA
- a CDS encoding Lhr family helicase codes for MARSKKSASGNAPGKDDVLYLFHPVTAAWFRAVFDGPTPPQVEGWPSIARGESTLILAPTGTGKTLTAFLWCLDRLMLRTPPAEQGTGVKVLYLSPLKALAVDVERNLNSPLAGIANQARQMGVDFYEPVISVRTGDTPQQQRARFRRHPGDILITTPESLYLLLTSEAGEALRSVETVIIDEIHALVPTKRGAHMALSLERLEALCGRRLQRIGLSATQRPLEEVARFLGGTEEPLRGGSSELRVGKAGPSAAPQDDNDEFDGELDNQPSSQPANAFRPVTIVNAGARKRLELRVEVPVEDMARLGEIDDLPSGPASQGPKRTSIWQSIHPRLLEIIRQHESTILFVNARRIAERLAGAINELAGESVARAHHGSLAASQRSEIEEMLKAGKLKALVATSSLELGIDMGAVDLVIQIEAPPSVASGLQRIGRAGHTVGAPSKGVIFPKYRADLVACAAVTRAMHEGHVESTRFLRNPLDVLAQQIVAIVAQPPRERESGAGNREQKDPPAIHYDALYALIRGCANFASLSRASFDGVLDMLSGRYPSDEFAELRPRLTWDRTTNWLTPREGVKRIAILNAGTIPDRGLYGVFLSGERAKPIRVGELDEEMVFESRTGDTFVLGASTWRIDEITHDRVLVSPAPGEPGKMPFWHGDQAGRPLEFGRRIGQLIRELRDTPRQVAINRLTREHDLDPMAAENVLRYLADQEIATRVVPDDRNVVIERVRDELGDWRVCVLTPFGSRIHAPWAMAATAKIKAAGGPDVETMWSEDGFVLRFPETDEPPAIEQLLPEPQEAVDLVMRQLGSTALFAAKFREAAARALLLPRRRADGRAPLWQQRKRAYDLLAVASRYSEFPMLLEAYRECLRDVFDLPALREILTLVSRRDLRVHTVDSRTPSPFASALLFSYVANYIYDGDAPLAERRAQALSIDQDQLRELMGDADLRELLDAAAISETEDQLQLRAEGYRARNADGVHDLLLRLGDLRPAELLERVVSPEVALAVDRLKKSRRVLEIGLEGDKRLIAVEDAGRYRDALGIPLPPGLPSAFLEKTQDALLDLVRRYARTHGPFTTPEAAKRFALPEPLVEATLQRLVQAGRVVEGGFRPEGSHREWCDVEVLRTIRRKSLAKLRREVEPVEQRTLARFFTQWQGVVTPRRGLDAVLDAVENLQGAPVPASLLESEILPARIGTYKPADLDTLIAAGEVIWTGLEPLGERDGRLGLFLSDKLPLLWMPRPLPELTEKEKLVVDLLQQRGATFFAQLLEGTGGGYPGDLLEALWSLVWKGLVTNDSLHALRAYIERPTTTRQPARRVHNQQAGFRSRRTTPPTGQGRWALNAIAFADQAARATSWSHAIAQQLLARYGIVFRETAHAENLPGGFSAVYDVLKAMEESGKIRRGYFAADLGAVQFALPAALDLLRTLRNKVQHDEPEMLLLAATDPANPYGTLLRWPAAPDASSTLTRSVGARVVLCDGSLAAYLRRGNPSIQVFLPEEEPARSQTAQQIAQFFAEVVGRREEGDENRSRAGMLIAMVNGVPVAESVMAKVLLEAGFVAAPMGFNLRRQLSQVQRAISQPST; via the coding sequence ATGGCCCGCTCGAAGAAATCTGCCTCCGGCAACGCACCTGGAAAAGACGATGTGCTGTATCTGTTTCATCCGGTCACGGCGGCATGGTTCCGCGCTGTGTTCGACGGTCCTACGCCACCGCAGGTGGAGGGCTGGCCATCCATTGCACGTGGTGAGTCGACACTGATTCTTGCACCCACCGGCACTGGCAAAACGTTGACCGCCTTTCTGTGGTGCCTGGACAGGCTGATGCTGCGCACGCCGCCGGCAGAGCAGGGAACCGGTGTGAAGGTGCTGTACCTTTCTCCGCTCAAGGCGCTGGCCGTGGACGTGGAGCGCAATTTGAATTCTCCGCTCGCCGGCATCGCCAACCAGGCGCGGCAGATGGGCGTGGACTTCTACGAGCCCGTGATCAGCGTCCGCACGGGTGACACCCCGCAGCAACAACGCGCCCGCTTTCGCCGCCATCCCGGCGACATCCTGATCACAACGCCGGAGTCGTTGTACCTGCTGCTGACGAGCGAGGCCGGCGAGGCCCTGCGTTCGGTGGAGACGGTCATCATCGATGAGATTCACGCGCTGGTGCCCACCAAGCGCGGGGCGCACATGGCGCTATCATTGGAGCGGCTGGAGGCTTTATGTGGACGCAGGTTGCAGCGCATCGGCCTGAGTGCAACGCAACGCCCGTTGGAAGAGGTGGCGCGGTTCCTGGGCGGGACCGAGGAGCCGTTGCGAGGTGGGAGTTCTGAGTTGCGAGTGGGAAAAGCAGGTCCTTCGGCTGCGCCTCAGGATGACAACGACGAATTCGATGGCGAACTAGACAACCAGCCATCCAGCCAACCAGCCAACGCCTTCCGTCCCGTCACTATCGTCAACGCGGGGGCGCGCAAGCGGCTGGAGCTTCGCGTGGAAGTGCCGGTTGAGGATATGGCCCGGTTGGGAGAGATCGACGATCTGCCCAGTGGTCCGGCATCGCAGGGGCCGAAGCGGACGAGCATCTGGCAGTCGATTCATCCGCGCCTGCTGGAGATCATCCGTCAGCATGAGTCGACGATTCTGTTTGTAAATGCGCGCCGCATTGCGGAGCGGCTCGCAGGCGCCATCAACGAGCTTGCGGGTGAATCCGTTGCACGCGCGCACCATGGAAGCCTTGCGGCTTCGCAGCGCAGCGAGATTGAAGAGATGTTGAAGGCGGGCAAGCTGAAGGCGCTGGTTGCAACGTCTTCGCTGGAGCTTGGCATCGATATGGGCGCGGTCGATCTGGTGATCCAGATTGAAGCTCCTCCCTCGGTGGCCAGCGGGCTGCAACGCATTGGCCGCGCCGGGCACACGGTGGGAGCTCCGTCGAAGGGTGTGATCTTTCCGAAGTATCGTGCTGATCTTGTCGCGTGTGCTGCTGTGACGCGTGCCATGCACGAGGGCCATGTGGAGTCGACGCGCTTTCTGCGCAATCCCCTGGACGTGCTGGCGCAGCAGATCGTCGCCATCGTTGCGCAGCCGCCAAGGGAGAGGGAATCGGGAGCAGGGAACAGGGAACAGAAGGACCCGCCAGCAATTCACTATGACGCGCTGTATGCGCTGATTCGCGGGTGTGCGAACTTTGCTTCGCTCTCGCGAGCCAGCTTTGATGGCGTGCTGGATATGCTCAGCGGGCGCTATCCCTCGGATGAGTTCGCCGAGCTACGCCCGCGCCTGACATGGGACCGTACCACCAACTGGCTTACACCGCGCGAAGGCGTGAAGCGCATTGCCATTCTGAATGCGGGGACGATTCCTGATCGTGGTCTATATGGTGTCTTCCTCTCGGGCGAACGCGCCAAGCCGATCCGCGTGGGCGAACTGGATGAGGAGATGGTCTTTGAGTCGCGAACCGGCGACACCTTTGTGCTGGGCGCTTCCACCTGGCGCATCGATGAGATCACGCATGACCGCGTGCTTGTCTCACCGGCACCGGGCGAGCCAGGCAAGATGCCTTTCTGGCACGGCGACCAGGCCGGCCGGCCGCTGGAGTTTGGCCGGCGCATCGGTCAGCTGATCCGCGAACTGCGCGATACGCCACGGCAGGTGGCCATCAACCGGCTTACGCGGGAGCATGATCTGGACCCCATGGCAGCGGAGAATGTGCTGCGCTACCTGGCTGACCAGGAGATAGCCACGCGCGTTGTTCCGGATGACCGCAACGTGGTGATCGAACGTGTCCGCGATGAACTGGGCGACTGGCGAGTCTGTGTGCTCACGCCCTTTGGTTCGCGCATTCACGCTCCGTGGGCCATGGCGGCGACGGCGAAGATCAAGGCCGCAGGCGGGCCAGATGTGGAGACCATGTGGAGCGAGGACGGCTTCGTCCTGCGTTTTCCGGAGACGGACGAGCCGCCTGCCATTGAACAGCTTCTGCCGGAGCCGCAGGAGGCGGTCGATCTGGTGATGCGGCAGCTTGGCTCGACTGCGTTGTTCGCGGCAAAGTTTCGTGAAGCAGCGGCCCGTGCCTTGTTGTTGCCGCGACGGCGCGCCGATGGCCGTGCTCCGCTGTGGCAGCAGAGAAAGCGCGCGTATGACCTGCTGGCCGTGGCGTCGCGTTACAGCGAGTTCCCTATGCTGCTGGAGGCCTATCGCGAGTGCCTGCGCGATGTCTTTGACCTGCCTGCGCTGCGCGAGATTCTTACGCTGGTCAGCCGTCGCGATCTACGCGTGCATACTGTGGACTCGCGCACTCCTTCGCCCTTTGCCTCGGCGCTGTTGTTCAGCTACGTGGCCAACTATATCTACGACGGGGACGCTCCTCTGGCCGAGCGACGCGCGCAGGCGCTGAGCATTGACCAGGACCAGCTTCGCGAGCTGATGGGCGATGCCGACCTGAGGGAGCTTCTGGATGCGGCGGCTATCTCTGAAACAGAAGATCAGTTGCAGCTTCGTGCCGAAGGCTACCGCGCGCGCAATGCCGATGGAGTGCACGATCTTCTGTTGCGCCTGGGCGATCTTCGTCCGGCGGAGTTGCTGGAACGGGTTGTCTCGCCCGAGGTGGCGCTTGCCGTGGACCGTTTGAAGAAGTCGCGTCGCGTGCTGGAGATCGGCCTTGAAGGCGACAAGCGTTTGATTGCGGTGGAGGATGCCGGACGCTATCGCGATGCTCTTGGTATTCCACTGCCGCCGGGGTTGCCGTCGGCGTTTCTTGAGAAGACGCAGGATGCCTTGCTGGACCTTGTCCGCCGCTACGCGCGCACGCATGGGCCGTTCACTACGCCCGAAGCCGCAAAGCGTTTTGCCTTGCCGGAGCCGCTGGTGGAAGCGACATTGCAGCGGCTGGTGCAGGCGGGCCGCGTGGTCGAAGGCGGCTTCCGTCCGGAGGGATCGCACCGCGAGTGGTGCGATGTGGAGGTGCTGCGCACCATCCGTCGCAAATCGCTGGCGAAGCTGCGCCGCGAGGTGGAGCCGGTGGAGCAACGTACGCTCGCACGGTTCTTCACGCAGTGGCAGGGAGTGGTTACACCGAGGCGCGGGCTGGATGCCGTGCTGGACGCCGTGGAAAACCTGCAGGGCGCGCCGGTCCCTGCATCGCTGCTTGAGAGCGAGATCCTTCCCGCGCGCATCGGCACCTACAAGCCCGCCGACCTGGATACGCTCATCGCCGCAGGCGAGGTCATCTGGACCGGTCTGGAGCCGCTGGGCGAGCGCGATGGCCGCCTCGGACTTTTCCTTTCGGACAAGCTGCCGCTGCTGTGGATGCCGCGTCCGCTGCCGGAGCTGACGGAGAAGGAGAAGCTTGTCGTCGACCTCCTGCAACAGCGTGGCGCGACCTTCTTTGCGCAACTGCTCGAAGGCACGGGAGGCGGATATCCCGGTGATCTGCTGGAGGCGCTGTGGTCGCTCGTCTGGAAGGGGCTGGTGACCAACGATTCGCTGCATGCCTTGCGGGCGTATATCGAGAGACCCACGACCACGCGTCAGCCTGCGCGACGGGTGCATAACCAGCAGGCCGGCTTCCGATCGCGAAGGACGACTCCGCCGACAGGTCAGGGCCGGTGGGCGTTGAATGCGATTGCCTTTGCGGACCAGGCGGCGCGCGCGACATCGTGGAGCCACGCCATCGCGCAGCAGTTGCTGGCGCGCTACGGCATCGTCTTCCGCGAGACGGCCCACGCGGAGAACCTGCCCGGTGGCTTCAGTGCGGTGTATGACGTGCTGAAGGCGATGGAGGAGTCTGGCAAGATTCGCCGCGGCTACTTTGCGGCCGATCTCGGCGCTGTGCAGTTCGCTTTGCCCGCCGCGCTGGACCTGCTGCGGACGCTGCGCAACAAGGTGCAGCACGACGAGCCGGAGATGCTGCTTCTAGCGGCGACCGACCCGGCGAATCCTTATGGCACACTGCTGCGCTGGCCCGCCGCGCCCGATGCGTCGAGTACGCTGACACGCTCCGTCGGCGCGCGTGTGGTGCTGTGCGATGGCTCGCTGGCCGCGTACCTGCGCCGCGGCAACCCGAGCATCCAGGTCTTTTTGCCGGAAGAAGAACCGGCCCGCTCGCAGACCGCGCAACAAATCGCGCAGTTCTTTGCGGAGGTCGTGGGCCGCAGGGAAGAGGGCGACGAGAACCGCTCGCGTGCCGGGATGTTGATCGCTATGGTCAACGGTGTTCCTGTTGCGGAAAGCGTAATGGCGAAGGTATTGCTGGAAGCGGGGTTTGTAGCTGCGCCGATGGGGTTCAATCTGCGGAGGCAGCTTTCGCAAGTGCAGCGGGCAATCAGCCAACCATCCACCTAG
- a CDS encoding Fpg/Nei family DNA glycosylase, with the protein MPEGDTIFRSARALAKALTGKAVIRFETALAPLQRVQDDTPITGRMVEKVESRGKWLLMYLSGDLILVTHMMMSGSWHIYRTGEKWWLPRKAMRVVIGVDGFEAVAFNVPVAEFHTARSLARHSAIPQLGPDLLDSSFTPQTGQQRLAERAVSHPEDEVAVVLLNQRVMAGLGNVYKSEVCFTAGVHPFRRMDTLTEGEMLALADHAQRYMQTNVRDGSGDGIVTYTGSRRTTHRADQEERLWVYGRAGEACRRCGTTILSRKQGVQARSTYWCPNCQPWKGSEVEPEGWAVKKLSRRTSC; encoded by the coding sequence ATGCCTGAAGGCGACACAATCTTCCGCTCAGCCCGCGCTCTTGCAAAAGCCCTCACCGGGAAGGCGGTCATACGCTTTGAGACCGCACTTGCTCCGCTGCAGCGTGTGCAGGACGACACGCCAATCACCGGCCGCATGGTCGAAAAGGTGGAATCGCGTGGCAAGTGGTTGTTGATGTACCTCTCCGGTGACCTGATTCTTGTTACGCACATGATGATGTCCGGCTCCTGGCATATCTATCGCACCGGAGAGAAGTGGTGGCTTCCGCGCAAGGCGATGCGCGTGGTGATTGGTGTGGATGGCTTTGAGGCTGTCGCGTTCAACGTTCCGGTAGCGGAGTTCCATACCGCCCGCTCGCTGGCGCGGCACAGTGCGATTCCGCAACTTGGCCCCGATCTCCTTGACTCATCCTTTACACCGCAGACCGGGCAGCAACGTCTTGCCGAACGCGCTGTTTCCCACCCGGAAGACGAGGTCGCCGTTGTTCTGCTGAACCAGCGGGTGATGGCGGGGCTGGGGAATGTCTACAAGTCCGAGGTCTGCTTCACTGCGGGTGTCCATCCCTTCCGCCGCATGGACACGCTGACCGAAGGGGAGATGCTTGCCCTTGCCGACCATGCCCAGCGCTACATGCAGACCAACGTGCGGGATGGCTCCGGCGACGGAATCGTAACCTACACCGGCAGCCGCCGCACCACGCACCGCGCCGACCAGGAGGAGCGTCTGTGGGTCTACGGCAGGGCGGGAGAGGCCTGCCGCCGCTGCGGAACAACCATTCTGAGCCGCAAGCAGGGTGTGCAGGCACGCTCCACATATTGGTGCCCGAACTGCCAGCCCTGGAAGGGAAGCGAGGTGGAACCGGAGGGCTGGGCGGTGAAGAAGCTCTCGCGCCGGACCAGTTGTTAA